In Kangiella profundi, one DNA window encodes the following:
- the ppk1 gene encoding polyphosphate kinase 1, translating to MGSAADKSSTVNIDDKAQQTVLSMDDLNKMSLNNPEYYLNRELSLLAFNWRVLQQALDQSIPLLERMRFIFICSNNLDEFFEVRVAGLRHSLARGEARPGLNGLSTEEVLRQVNEQAHKLVEEQYRIFNQELLPKLAEENIHFLSPKHWDDEQYKWLKKYFKQQVTPVISPISLDLTHPFPRLVNKSLHFLLHLHGNDAFGRDLEFAVLHMPRSLPRIIELPEKIGGSEGHNFVYLSAIISEFAEDLFPGMEISGCYQFRLTRDSDLLLEEKGIEDLASALKRELQSRNFGAAVRLEVGESCPNKIVNFLLQKCNLTPDDLYRVNGPVNLNRLISLPDLVERPELKFTGFTPKVPDDIQRRGVFDVVSERDVLLHHPYQSFQPVIDFVRQAASDPEVLAIKQTLYRTGSQSAIVEALIEASQSGKEVTAVVELRARFDEASNIELAQKLQEAGVLVVYGVVGYKTHAKMTLVVKREKKHLTRFAHLGTGNYHAGNARLYTDYSLLTSDPEICEDVHKVFQQLTGMGKVYQLHRLWHAPFTLHDNIMKAIQLETESALAGKKSGIIIKVNSLTDQSLIEALYKASVAGVKVKLIVRGVCCLRPGIEGISDNIEVISIIGRFLEHSRVYYFYADGNENVYAASADWMERNLYYRVETCFPILSESAKQQVIKELKLMTSERIQSWHLHADGQYHFNQVKNSRKLHDLLLTKLS from the coding sequence ATGGGATCCGCAGCAGATAAATCATCAACCGTTAACATAGATGACAAGGCACAACAGACGGTCTTATCTATGGATGATTTAAACAAAATGTCTTTAAACAATCCTGAGTATTATTTAAATCGGGAACTTAGTTTACTGGCATTCAACTGGCGTGTTTTACAACAGGCGTTGGATCAATCGATTCCTCTACTTGAGCGGATGCGCTTTATCTTTATCTGTAGTAATAATCTGGATGAATTCTTCGAAGTCCGTGTGGCTGGTTTACGTCATAGTCTAGCTCGTGGTGAAGCTAGACCCGGGCTTAATGGTCTTTCAACGGAAGAAGTTTTACGTCAGGTAAATGAGCAGGCCCATAAGCTGGTTGAAGAGCAGTACCGTATTTTTAATCAGGAATTATTACCCAAGCTTGCAGAAGAAAATATTCACTTTCTGTCTCCAAAACATTGGGACGATGAACAATATAAGTGGCTAAAAAAGTACTTTAAACAGCAGGTCACGCCGGTTATCAGTCCGATAAGTTTGGATCTGACTCATCCGTTTCCACGGTTAGTAAATAAAAGTTTACACTTCCTTCTACATCTTCATGGCAATGATGCTTTTGGTCGCGATCTTGAGTTCGCGGTATTACATATGCCACGCTCACTTCCTCGTATCATTGAATTGCCAGAAAAGATTGGTGGTAGTGAGGGGCATAACTTTGTCTATTTGTCTGCGATTATTTCCGAGTTTGCAGAAGACCTATTCCCCGGCATGGAGATTAGCGGTTGTTATCAGTTCCGTCTGACTCGTGATAGTGATTTGTTGTTAGAGGAAAAGGGGATAGAAGACTTAGCCAGCGCCTTGAAACGTGAGTTGCAGTCACGAAATTTTGGTGCTGCGGTCCGTTTGGAAGTTGGAGAGTCTTGCCCAAACAAAATCGTCAATTTCTTGTTACAAAAATGTAACTTAACCCCCGATGACTTATACCGTGTTAACGGACCAGTAAATTTAAATCGATTAATATCCCTTCCTGATTTAGTAGAGCGTCCTGAATTAAAGTTCACCGGTTTTACGCCGAAAGTTCCGGATGATATCCAGCGTCGCGGTGTTTTTGATGTTGTATCTGAACGAGATGTACTCTTGCACCATCCATATCAAAGCTTTCAGCCAGTCATTGATTTTGTGCGCCAGGCGGCTAGTGATCCTGAGGTATTGGCAATCAAGCAAACCCTGTATCGTACTGGAAGTCAGTCTGCCATCGTTGAGGCCCTGATAGAAGCTTCGCAATCAGGTAAGGAAGTCACAGCCGTTGTTGAGTTGCGGGCTCGATTTGATGAAGCATCCAATATAGAGCTAGCTCAGAAACTACAGGAAGCGGGTGTGCTGGTTGTCTATGGTGTTGTGGGTTATAAAACCCATGCCAAAATGACGCTGGTGGTGAAGCGCGAGAAGAAGCATTTAACTCGTTTTGCCCATCTCGGCACGGGTAACTATCATGCTGGAAATGCAAGGCTTTACACAGATTACAGTCTACTGACCAGTGATCCGGAGATTTGCGAAGATGTCCATAAAGTGTTCCAGCAGTTGACGGGTATGGGGAAGGTTTATCAGCTTCATAGGTTGTGGCATGCGCCTTTTACTTTGCATGACAATATTATGAAGGCCATCCAGCTAGAAACTGAAAGTGCACTCGCTGGCAAGAAAAGCGGGATTATTATCAAAGTTAATTCTTTAACTGATCAATCCTTAATTGAGGCTTTATACAAGGCGTCAGTTGCGGGTGTTAAGGTGAAGCTTATTGTAAGAGGCGTTTGTTGTTTGCGTCCTGGCATTGAAGGGATTTCTGACAATATTGAAGTCATTTCTATCATTGGTCGTTTTCTTGAACATTCACGCGTTTATTATTTTTATGCGGATGGTAATGAAAATGTTTATGCCGCTTCAGCTGACTGGATGGAGCGTAATCTTTATTATCGGGTGGAAACCTGTTTTCCTATTTTGTCTGAATCCGCCAAACAGCAGGTCATAAAAGAATTAAAACTAATGACTTCAGAAAGGATTCAAAGTTGGCACTTGCATGCTGATGGTCAGTATCATTTCAATCAGGTTAAAAACAGTAGGAAGTTACACGATCTACTTCTGACTAAACTATCCTGA
- the scpB gene encoding SMC-Scp complex subunit ScpB, whose product MNQEKIVRIIEASLLAAGSSLSKDKIMELFAEDEKIKPEQIKNALEQLQQEAEGRGIELVEVASGYRYQARQEYAEWIARLWEERPARYSRALLETLALIAYRQPTTRSDIEQVRGVSVSSSIIKTLLEREWIRVVGHRDVPGKPALYATTKGFLDYFNLKSLDELPSLSELKDLDNLNPELKFDGDDAEIPSNNAESSPIEDNSEDTTTEDPNPETVGPESVSPETVDPDSSEEGYEGIEEADDTFTEDGHAEGIESVEDLQSEFDGTEIDGTETNSESVEGIGYEDDYQDDDQADSFNDELEDESLDTDSEQKSTYSIH is encoded by the coding sequence ATGAATCAAGAAAAAATCGTTCGCATTATTGAAGCTTCGCTTCTAGCAGCTGGTAGCTCCTTGTCTAAAGATAAGATTATGGAGCTGTTTGCAGAAGATGAAAAAATCAAACCGGAGCAAATTAAGAATGCTCTCGAGCAACTACAGCAGGAAGCTGAAGGGCGCGGTATTGAACTGGTTGAAGTGGCCAGTGGCTATCGTTACCAGGCCCGTCAGGAATATGCAGAGTGGATTGCCCGCTTATGGGAAGAACGTCCAGCTCGATATTCACGAGCTTTGCTTGAAACCCTGGCTTTAATTGCCTACCGTCAGCCGACGACGCGTAGTGACATTGAGCAGGTTCGTGGTGTTAGCGTTAGTTCTTCTATTATCAAGACTCTGCTTGAACGTGAATGGATTCGAGTCGTAGGCCATCGCGATGTTCCCGGTAAACCTGCTCTTTATGCAACAACAAAAGGTTTCTTGGATTACTTTAATCTCAAAAGTCTTGATGAGTTGCCTTCCTTATCCGAGCTTAAAGATTTGGATAATCTTAATCCAGAGTTGAAATTTGATGGTGATGATGCAGAAATACCTAGCAACAATGCTGAGAGTTCACCGATTGAAGATAACTCAGAAGACACTACCACTGAAGATCCAAATCCTGAGACCGTTGGACCAGAATCTGTCTCACCAGAAACAGTCGATCCCGATTCAAGCGAGGAAGGTTACGAAGGTATTGAAGAAGCGGATGATACATTTACTGAGGATGGCCACGCAGAAGGGATAGAGTCAGTAGAAGACCTTCAGTCTGAGTTTGATGGGACTGAGATTGATGGCACTGAGACAAACTCAGAGTCAGTTGAGGGCATTGGCTATGAGGATGACTATCAAGATGACGACCAGGCCGACAGCTTCAATGACGAACTCGAAGATGAGAGTTTGGACACAGATTCGGAACAAAAATCAACTTATTCGATCCATTAA
- a CDS encoding inner membrane-spanning protein YciB, whose protein sequence is MTFLKENYPLVAFIAVYLITKNLILAAAIWSAGSLVQILTSVFAKQPIKKSHIAYFILGVLLVASAYYFDDENFIKWKTSIILWAGALFILFRQLFSKKYIIQDLLKTNNVLKDTAPQSLLAKINWLWISYLTGFAFLNLYIAYTFSTDVWFWFKIIGLFVSTFLLFIISIIMLKEHVNLEEPHKTDSTKNDSQE, encoded by the coding sequence ATGACCTTTTTGAAAGAAAATTATCCGCTGGTAGCCTTTATTGCAGTCTATCTGATTACAAAAAACCTGATACTGGCCGCTGCAATTTGGAGCGCCGGGTCATTAGTACAAATATTGACCAGCGTTTTCGCCAAACAACCGATTAAAAAAAGTCACATCGCCTACTTCATACTTGGCGTTCTGTTAGTAGCTTCAGCCTACTACTTTGATGACGAAAATTTCATCAAGTGGAAAACCAGCATTATTCTTTGGGCTGGCGCATTATTCATCCTGTTTAGACAGCTATTCAGTAAAAAGTACATCATTCAGGATCTGCTCAAAACCAATAATGTGCTAAAAGATACAGCGCCGCAAAGCCTGCTGGCTAAAATTAACTGGTTATGGATTTCATACCTGACAGGATTCGCATTTTTAAATCTCTATATCGCCTACACCTTCAGTACCGATGTCTGGTTCTGGTTTAAAATTATTGGACTCTTTGTTTCAACCTTTTTGCTGTTTATCATCAGTATTATCATGCTTAAAGAGCATGTGAACCTTGAAGAGCCGCATAAAACCGACTCAACCAAAAATGACTCGCAGGAATAA
- a CDS encoding BolA family protein, with the protein MDNSQRLERMQQLIQDALQPTQLEIIDDSHKHIGHAGAKEGKGHFTVVIQSEALEGKRMLQQHRAIYDALGDMMETDIHALAIKVIK; encoded by the coding sequence ATGGATAACTCACAACGCCTTGAACGCATGCAGCAATTAATTCAAGACGCCCTACAACCAACACAATTGGAAATCATTGACGACAGCCATAAACACATTGGCCATGCTGGTGCCAAAGAAGGCAAAGGCCACTTTACTGTTGTTATTCAAAGTGAAGCATTGGAGGGAAAACGTATGCTACAGCAGCATCGAGCAATTTATGATGCTTTAGGCGATATGATGGAAACGGATATTCATGCGTTGGCCATTAAAGTGATCAAATAG
- a CDS encoding YciI family protein produces MLYVIFSQDVENSLPLRAQARPAHVERLQALKSEGRLILAGPCPAIDAEDPGEAGFTGSMIVAEFESLEDAQAWADADPYIEAGVYQSVIVKPYKKVLP; encoded by the coding sequence ATGTTGTATGTCATCTTTTCACAAGACGTAGAAAACTCATTGCCACTTCGCGCACAGGCTCGCCCTGCTCACGTTGAGCGATTACAGGCACTTAAAAGTGAAGGCCGTCTGATACTGGCGGGCCCCTGCCCTGCTATTGATGCAGAAGATCCCGGCGAAGCAGGTTTCACCGGCAGCATGATCGTTGCAGAGTTTGAATCGCTTGAAGATGCTCAAGCCTGGGCCGATGCCGATCCCTATATTGAGGCAGGTGTTTACCAATCGGTTATCGTCAAACCCTATAAAAAAGTATTACCTTAA
- a CDS encoding L-threonylcarbamoyladenylate synthase translates to MTQLIEIHPENPQPRLVSQIVAIIRNGGVVVYPTDSGYALGCHIGDKKALDRIRQIRDLEKNHNFTLVCRDLSELAFYARVDNTAFRLIKNNTPGPYTFILRATAEVPNRLKHPKKKTIGIRVPDNAIAQAILEALGEPMMNTSLILPDQDEGSVLAPHEIFDELDGRVDAVIDGGYCGHEETTVVDMTSGYPEIIRYGAGDAGVFE, encoded by the coding sequence ATGACGCAACTGATTGAAATACATCCCGAAAACCCACAACCACGGTTAGTTAGCCAGATCGTAGCCATCATTCGTAATGGCGGTGTTGTCGTTTATCCGACCGACTCAGGTTATGCGCTGGGATGTCATATAGGCGACAAAAAAGCTCTGGATCGAATTCGTCAGATACGCGATCTGGAAAAGAATCATAACTTTACTTTGGTCTGTCGTGATTTATCAGAGCTTGCCTTCTATGCTCGAGTTGATAACACCGCATTTCGACTGATTAAAAATAACACACCGGGGCCATACACTTTTATCCTGCGCGCAACCGCGGAGGTGCCCAACCGCCTCAAGCATCCTAAAAAGAAAACCATCGGTATTCGTGTACCTGACAACGCTATTGCCCAGGCAATTCTTGAAGCTCTTGGAGAACCAATGATGAATACCAGTTTGATTCTACCGGACCAGGATGAAGGCTCAGTATTAGCTCCTCATGAAATTTTCGATGAGCTGGATGGTCGCGTTGATGCCGTTATAGATGGAGGTTATTGTGGCCATGAAGAAACTACTGTTGTGGACATGACTAGTGGTTATCCTGAAATCATCCGCTATGGCGCAGGTGATGCGGGGGTTTTTGAGTAG
- a CDS encoding tryptophan--tRNA ligase: protein MRPTGPLHLGHYHGVLKNWAQMQHEYECFFMVADWHALTTNYDDTARIEEYVWDTVLDWLAAGISPTAATIFVQSKVPEHAELHLLLSMVTPLGWLERVPTYKEQQEKLQNKDLSTYGFLGYPLLQAADILVYRAGNVPVGADQVPHVEMTREAARRFNHFYGKEPGFEEKVTEAIKKMGKKNAKLYNSLRKKFQQEGDQSALETAQALVESQANISINDRERLYGYLDGEGKIILPEPQALLTPVSKMPGLDGQKMSKSYGNAIAMREPRESVEKKIKTMPTDPARVRRTDPGNPENCPVWEFHKIYSSDEVKEWVQKGCTSAGIGCVDCKGPVIDAVCAEQQVFVERAKEYQESPEIVRNIVSEGSERARDVARETMDDVRQAMGLSYK, encoded by the coding sequence ATGCGTCCTACCGGCCCTTTGCATTTGGGACATTATCACGGGGTTTTAAAGAATTGGGCACAGATGCAGCATGAGTATGAGTGCTTTTTCATGGTTGCCGACTGGCACGCCCTGACCACCAATTATGATGATACGGCTCGCATAGAAGAATATGTGTGGGATACGGTTCTTGATTGGTTGGCTGCGGGAATCAGCCCTACAGCGGCGACTATTTTCGTGCAGTCCAAAGTCCCTGAGCATGCTGAATTACATTTATTATTGTCGATGGTTACGCCTCTAGGATGGCTGGAGCGTGTCCCAACCTATAAAGAGCAGCAGGAAAAGTTACAAAACAAAGACTTATCCACTTACGGCTTTTTGGGTTATCCATTATTGCAGGCAGCCGATATTCTGGTTTACCGCGCAGGTAATGTGCCTGTAGGCGCGGATCAGGTTCCGCATGTTGAAATGACTCGTGAAGCAGCTCGTCGGTTCAATCATTTTTATGGCAAAGAGCCTGGTTTTGAAGAAAAAGTCACTGAAGCCATCAAAAAGATGGGTAAGAAAAACGCAAAGCTTTACAACAGCTTGCGCAAGAAATTCCAACAGGAAGGTGACCAGTCTGCACTAGAAACTGCTCAGGCATTGGTGGAGTCGCAGGCGAATATTTCCATTAACGACCGTGAGCGACTCTATGGTTATCTCGATGGCGAAGGTAAGATAATTCTTCCTGAACCGCAGGCGCTATTAACTCCTGTATCAAAAATGCCGGGGCTGGATGGACAAAAAATGTCCAAGTCTTACGGCAATGCGATTGCCATGCGCGAGCCGCGTGAATCGGTTGAAAAGAAAATTAAGACCATGCCGACTGACCCGGCTCGAGTACGTCGTACTGATCCAGGTAACCCCGAAAACTGCCCGGTGTGGGAATTCCACAAAATTTACTCTTCAGACGAAGTCAAAGAGTGGGTACAGAAAGGGTGCACCAGTGCAGGTATTGGCTGCGTTGACTGTAAAGGGCCTGTGATTGATGCAGTATGTGCCGAGCAGCAAGTTTTTGTTGAGCGTGCTAAGGAATACCAGGAAAGTCCTGAAATTGTGCGTAATATCGTATCTGAAGGGTCTGAGCGTGCGCGAGATGTAGCGCGAGAAACTATGGACGATGTGCGTCAGGCGATGGGACTTTCCTATAAATAA
- a CDS encoding segregation and condensation protein A, protein MSEPTSEQHTNANEHSPEAGHLQEEMPFALVDGQQVEDFPKDLYIPPDALEVFLEAFEGPLDLLLYLIKRQNLDILNIPIAHITEQYMEYVELMKVLHLELAAEYLVMAAMLAEIKSRVLLPRPKDEDEDEDDPRADLIRRLQEYEQFKQAAEDIDELPRMGRDNFAVSAKKPELNIVRPDPDVEMKELLLALRDVLRRAEMFSSHHIQFEALSVREKMGHVLERLSAQSFCDFSQLFNVEEGRMGVVVTFLAIMELAKESLLEIIQTEGYGPIHVRAKISSGVEGDDDSESVEDKLADIEPTVD, encoded by the coding sequence ATGAGCGAACCAACCAGCGAACAGCATACGAATGCTAATGAGCATTCACCAGAAGCCGGGCATCTCCAGGAAGAGATGCCTTTTGCGCTGGTTGATGGCCAACAGGTCGAGGATTTTCCTAAAGATCTCTACATTCCACCAGATGCGCTGGAAGTCTTTCTAGAAGCTTTTGAAGGGCCGCTCGATTTATTGCTATATCTCATCAAACGTCAAAACCTCGATATTCTGAATATTCCGATTGCTCATATCACTGAGCAGTACATGGAGTATGTTGAGCTAATGAAGGTACTGCACCTCGAATTAGCTGCAGAATATCTCGTTATGGCAGCGATGTTGGCTGAGATTAAAAGTCGTGTGCTATTGCCCCGTCCCAAAGATGAGGATGAAGACGAAGATGATCCTCGTGCTGATCTGATACGTCGATTGCAGGAATATGAGCAGTTTAAGCAAGCGGCTGAGGACATTGATGAATTACCTCGTATGGGGCGTGATAACTTTGCTGTCAGCGCTAAAAAGCCAGAGCTCAATATTGTCAGACCTGATCCAGATGTCGAGATGAAGGAGCTGCTGCTGGCTTTACGTGATGTTTTGCGTCGTGCAGAAATGTTTTCCAGCCACCATATTCAGTTTGAAGCTCTCTCTGTCAGAGAAAAAATGGGGCATGTTCTTGAGCGTCTTTCAGCGCAGAGCTTCTGTGATTTTTCACAACTGTTTAATGTTGAAGAAGGTCGCATGGGTGTGGTGGTGACTTTCCTGGCCATTATGGAATTGGCCAAAGAATCATTATTAGAAATTATACAAACCGAAGGTTATGGCCCTATTCACGTAAGAGCTAAGATTAGTTCTGGTGTTGAAGGGGATGATGACTCTGAATCGGTTGAGGACAAGTTGGCTGATATTGAGCCAACGGTCGATTAA
- a CDS encoding PHP domain-containing protein yields MLRDLHNHTHASDGSLTPLELVELAVERGVDELAITDHDSVAGVLALREQPQDFDLKIIEGVEISAGWGKHTLHIVGLNIDPEHVGLDSFLKLQQQKRHTRALEMAHKMQKAGVEEAVTDVETMLQEQNMVCRTHLAQYLLDKGMVNNFANAFKKYLAKGGKAFVKDDWFELEDAIAIIKQAGGVPVLAHPTRYKMGSNQLHELIQAFQRMGGEAIEVCYPNIHPGKKNLLANWVQKYNLLASQGSDFHSPDKPWALLGKFPPMPDNVTPVWTAWQ; encoded by the coding sequence GTGTTAAGAGACTTACATAATCATACTCATGCATCTGACGGTAGTCTGACGCCATTAGAGCTCGTCGAGCTCGCAGTAGAGCGTGGCGTCGATGAGCTGGCAATTACTGATCACGACTCTGTAGCTGGTGTTTTGGCTTTACGAGAGCAGCCTCAGGATTTCGACCTCAAGATTATTGAAGGTGTCGAGATCTCCGCGGGGTGGGGCAAGCATACCCTGCATATAGTGGGTTTAAACATTGACCCAGAGCATGTTGGCTTAGACTCTTTCTTGAAGTTACAGCAGCAAAAGCGTCATACCCGAGCGCTGGAAATGGCTCATAAGATGCAAAAAGCTGGTGTGGAGGAGGCAGTTACAGATGTCGAAACCATGCTGCAGGAACAGAACATGGTCTGCCGAACTCATTTGGCTCAATACCTATTGGATAAAGGTATGGTCAATAATTTTGCTAACGCTTTTAAAAAGTATCTGGCAAAAGGAGGGAAGGCTTTCGTCAAAGATGACTGGTTTGAACTGGAAGACGCGATTGCCATTATTAAGCAGGCAGGAGGCGTTCCGGTACTGGCCCACCCCACGCGCTACAAGATGGGCTCAAACCAATTGCATGAGCTGATTCAGGCTTTTCAGCGAATGGGCGGGGAAGCGATAGAGGTGTGTTATCCTAATATACATCCAGGCAAGAAAAACCTATTGGCAAACTGGGTGCAAAAGTATAATCTGCTTGCCTCACAGGGTTCAGACTTCCACTCGCCGGATAAGCCCTGGGCCTTACTAGGGAAGTTTCCACCAATGCCTGATAATGTCACACCTGTATGGACAGCGTGGCAGTAA
- the rluB gene encoding 23S rRNA pseudouridine(2605) synthase RluB, whose translation MSEKLQKILANAGLGSRREIEKWIEGGRVSVNGSIAKLGERATDKDTIRVDGRIINIKSSEETYTRVLAYNKPLGEVSTKKDPEGRPTVFDNLPKTSFGRWISIGRLDINTTGLLLFTNNGELAHRLMHPSYQVERKYAVRVHGEVTPEMINNLKKGVLIEGDVCQFTYVQEKGGEGANTWYEVGLAEGKNREVRKLWESQGLEVSRLMRIQYGPINLPQRLSRGRWIDLDEQEIRDLAKLVQLEVTPRRAQPEVKKRQQKNVWKKR comes from the coding sequence ATGTCTGAAAAACTACAGAAAATTCTTGCTAATGCTGGCTTAGGTTCACGTCGTGAAATTGAAAAGTGGATTGAGGGTGGCCGTGTTAGCGTTAATGGCTCAATTGCTAAGTTGGGTGAGCGTGCTACAGACAAGGATACGATTCGAGTCGATGGCCGCATTATAAATATCAAATCATCCGAAGAAACCTATACCCGTGTTCTGGCTTACAATAAGCCCCTTGGTGAAGTGTCAACCAAGAAGGATCCTGAAGGTCGACCTACGGTTTTCGATAATTTACCAAAAACCAGTTTTGGTCGCTGGATTAGCATCGGTCGACTTGATATCAATACCACAGGTCTTTTACTGTTTACTAACAATGGTGAGCTTGCACATCGTTTGATGCATCCTTCGTATCAGGTAGAGCGTAAATATGCTGTACGTGTTCATGGCGAAGTGACTCCTGAAATGATCAACAACCTCAAGAAGGGTGTATTGATTGAAGGTGATGTGTGCCAATTTACCTATGTGCAGGAAAAAGGTGGTGAAGGTGCTAATACCTGGTACGAAGTTGGTTTAGCGGAAGGTAAGAATCGTGAGGTCCGCAAACTATGGGAATCGCAGGGTCTGGAGGTTTCTCGGCTAATGCGTATTCAATATGGACCTATCAATTTGCCACAACGCCTTAGTCGTGGGCGTTGGATTGACCTAGACGAACAGGAAATCAGAGATTTAGCAAAATTGGTTCAGCTAGAAGTTACTCCTCGACGCGCGCAGCCAGAAGTGAAAAAGCGCCAACAGAAGAACGTCTGGAAGAAGCGATAA
- a CDS encoding response regulator has translation MNIINRLRTLVDHRQIGGLGRSDDSDNQQVLKQAADGSLTVERRTRRRRNAAPGSKILVIDDSKTIQVTLRKMLLQNHYDVYPALDAEKGLEIALREKPDLIFLDIVLPGINGFAALRQLRKDPRTRDIPVIMISGNVQATETYYAERIGADDFMRKPFNRLEVFKRIERLLDEDCVLRRTGFRAKAAV, from the coding sequence TTGAACATCATAAATAGATTGCGCACTTTGGTAGATCATCGCCAGATTGGTGGATTAGGGCGCAGTGACGATTCGGATAATCAACAAGTTTTAAAGCAAGCTGCGGACGGAAGTTTAACCGTTGAACGTCGCACTCGACGTCGTCGTAACGCTGCTCCAGGTAGTAAAATCCTGGTCATTGATGACTCTAAAACCATTCAGGTTACCCTTCGCAAAATGCTTCTTCAGAACCACTACGATGTCTATCCAGCATTGGATGCAGAGAAAGGCCTTGAAATAGCACTTCGTGAAAAGCCCGATTTAATTTTCTTAGATATCGTACTCCCGGGAATCAATGGCTTTGCTGCGTTACGTCAATTACGCAAAGATCCTCGTACCCGAGATATCCCAGTCATCATGATCAGTGGCAACGTTCAGGCTACTGAAACCTACTACGCAGAACGCATCGGTGCTGATGACTTTATGCGCAAACCTTTCAATCGTCTTGAAGTCTTTAAACGAATAGAACGGCTGCTAGATGAAGATTGCGTGTTAAGACGCACAGGATTTAGAGCCAAAGCCGCTGTTTAA